One Poecilia reticulata strain Guanapo linkage group LG19, Guppy_female_1.0+MT, whole genome shotgun sequence genomic window carries:
- the LOC103481804 gene encoding parathyroid hormone/parathyroid hormone-related peptide receptor-like has product MSSLQGVYAAALFHCMMTAAALIDADDVITRDEQIFVLIGAHARCERSIRAQMALVEDGDCSPEWDGIICWPRSRAGQLVSVQCPAYIYDFNHRGRAYRQCDVTGNWELVPSNNRTWANYTECTRYLTSNHRNLEEKVFQRLHLMYTIGYSISLASLLVAISILCYFKRLHCTRNYIHIHLFTSFICRAVSIFVKDAVLYSVSDASRAESEFXAVKQPMIKLPGVRDEFVSLDVNQVQAEVKKAWLRRSLVLDLKQKARMTSSGGGSCYYGGMMSHATTHSVCMSAIHPRAFSFTAGSGGAAGGSGVRPPRHSAPSSLHHNHSSVCVFVPSTTEASGSQQDTAVWKPGRAESRANKEHDNSSSTAAADPDCSVPVKELETIL; this is encoded by the exons atgtcgTCTCTGCAGGGAGTTTATGCTGCGGCTCTTTTTCACTGCATGatgacagctgctgctctg ATAGACGCCGATGACGTCATCACGCGAGACGAGCAGATCTTTGTTCTGATTGGTGCACACGCCCGGTGTGAGAGGAGCATCCGCGCACAAATGGCCCTCGTCGAAG ACGGGGACTGTTCTCCAGAGTGGGATGGGATTATCTGCTGGCCCCGGAGCCGAGCGGGCCAGCTGGTCTCAGTGCAGTGTCCAGCATACATCTATGACTTCAACCACAGAG GGCGAGCTTAYCGCCAGTGTGACGTGACAGGGAACTGGGAGCTGGTGCCCAGTAACAACCGCACATGGGCAAACTACACGGAGTGCACCCGATACCTGACCTCCAACCACAGAAACCTGGAGGAG aagGTGTTTCAGCGCCTYCACCTCATGTACACCATTGGCTACTCCATTTCTCTGGCATCTTTGTTGGTGGCGATCTCCATCCTTTGCTATTTCAA GCGCCTCCACTGCACACGCAATTACATTCACATTCACCTCTTCACCTCCTTCATCTGTCGAGCTGTTAGCATCTTTGTGAAGGACGCTGTGCTCTACTCCGTATCTGACGCCAGCAGAGCCGAGTCTGAGTTCAYGGCTGTGAAACAGCCCATG attaagCTTCCAGGTGTCAGAGATGAGTTTGTATCTCTTGATGTAAATCAGGTGCAGGCAGAGGTAAAAAAGGCCTGGTTAAGACGCAGCTTGGTGCTGGACCTCAAGCAGAAAGCCAGGATGACGAGCAGCGGCGGCGGGAGCTGCTACTACGGCGGCATGATGTCCCACGCCACCACCCACAGCGTCTGCATGTCCGCCATTCATCCCAGGGCTTTCTCCTTCACAGCGGGGTCAGGAGGGGCCGCTggggggtcaggggtcaggccGCCCCGTCACTCTGCCCCGTCGTCGCTCcaccacaaccacagcagcgtgtgtgtgttcgttCCCAGCACCACTGAGGCCTCAGGCTCCCAGCAGGACACGGCGGTGTGGAAGCCAGGGAGGGCCGAGTCCAGAGCCAACAAAGAGCATgataacagcagcagcaccgcAGCAGCAGATCCTGACTGCTCCGTACCTGTGAAAGAGCTGGAAACCATTTTATAA